The Candidatus Thermoplasmatota archaeon region TGATGACCGGAAACTTATTCTTGAGAGCTGTAAAAAAGCTAAGGAGGATAAAATTGTTATAACGCATGGTACTGACACTATGGCTGAGACAGCAAAGGTTCTTGGTAAATCAATAAAGGATAAAACAATTGTTTTAACAGGTGCTATGATCCCATATAAATTTGGTAGCTCAGATGGTTTGTTTAACCTAGGTAGTTCATTGGCTTTTGTACAAGTACTACCACCAGGTGTTTATATATCTATGAATGGGCGATAT contains the following coding sequences:
- a CDS encoding asparaginase domain-containing protein — its product is MVIKIFVTGGTFDKEYDEIKGVLFFKKTHISEMLKLGHCNLKFDVTTLMMKDSLDMTDDDRKLILESCKKAKEDKIVITHGTDTMAETAKVLGKSIKDKTIVLTGAMIPYKFGSSDGLFNLGSSLAFVQVLPPGVYISMNGRYFNWDNVRKNKETGIFEEIKQTTNQP